In Mercenaria mercenaria strain notata unplaced genomic scaffold, MADL_Memer_1 contig_3450, whole genome shotgun sequence, the following are encoded in one genomic region:
- the LOC128553070 gene encoding uncharacterized protein LOC128553070, which yields MQIPQKIVYESLGERNDEEHGYGTANTHRSAYESLGDRHHEEHGYGTPNAQRSTYESLGERHNEEHSYGVSAKGTSGFYQSLEEERIDTHNYEIAGQPREIAFDSPGDKIKDTHCDGTSSQKDNIKLYKWVE from the coding sequence ATGCAAATTCCTCAAAAGATTGTTTATGAGTCATTGGGTGAAAGAAACGATGAGGAACACGGTTATGGAACAGCAAATACACACAGGAGTGCTTATGAGTCACTGGGTGACAGACATCATGAGGAACACGGCTATGGAACACCAAATGCACAAAGGAGTACTTATGAATCATTGGGTGAAAGACATAATGAGGAACACAGCTATGGAGTATCTGCCAAAGGAACAAGCGGATTTTATCAGTCATTAGAAGAAGAACGGATCGACACACACAATTATGAAATCGCTGGACAGCCCAGGGAAATAGCATTTGACTCACCAGGagataaaataaaagatacacaCTGCGATGGAACATCAAGCCAAAAAGATAATATCAAACTTTATAAATGGGTTGAGTAG